In the genome of Electrophorus electricus isolate fEleEle1 chromosome 26, fEleEle1.pri, whole genome shotgun sequence, one region contains:
- the misp gene encoding mitotic interactor and substrate of PLK1 isoform X1 — translation MGSTPKRWVMKPLTPKLEKSDLRPMLSPASEPYSLDEGWIPSQDGGSPVFKFDAVSVSRIQPMIVSTMNGEDMVVHAMQVLVSEEGNTSGDWPPSYPSSPGSSNSSDTHMGFYSFVDDPTSPEAEKNEAYMVSPERQAKLSTLKEKNSFKLQTYAEDKRPEKLFQDTNGDSLYRLDDSMAESNGNNKSDRIEIIRSQAPRKNQVLKEQWSALENLDLSNSPRRLLEGFSLCYNSVSMKLSESEAEPGSVDSQQIDFNSARKQFLMLERSRQDPFQQGPQQMLLSPKPWGRSSVTEAGIFAKEVSINSKLKDEYNQNLVSSKRQEEEPVTFNKDSSDQVQSSSTDDLVTELNSQSVSNRRNGSFSSEPSKLEIRRSSSGTCMSETPIEREIRIAQEREEDLRRSRGILRSDSSEMIEIKTKPILAQPLPQIKPIKAKETSRVSFLIQRELERVNLSENRKTFVSESDQEPTLSLRTNPTGTPVSVDDTWTTERSVRVDQMNLLDSEETFSPCCPHRHKDETKRGTSHTSAVGTLDRTVRTSYTTDINNSSPPFWKAKSKAKVPGRTFSPVHSPSFPPESVRRSQAESARSHLESTNEWPCLLNASDIIRREIEEDLRREQELQELRESSSLALSVDRDVDTSEPSVLSLVTLEHEHGQSSNNRSLDTAVITSLNSSQENLTEMDAPLPDRHGTSNSPVFPMNVDSTPVSHTSLAGSRFPTIMTAQPWSSPRSTAAVIRGLSLLPVGQRPEGSSTLTPKGLTETLLEDFEERRTRLKLEESSYAGIQPIDSINNAVVDATRVTRHKSPKAVRWESRVYTNEDS, via the exons ATGGGCAGTACTCCTAAACGATGGGTAATGAAACCGCTGACACCAAAACTAGAGAAATCTGACCTGCGTCCCATGCTGAGCCCTGCCAGTGAACCATACTCCCTAGACGAGGGCTGGATCCCCAGCCAGGATGGAGGTTCTCCTGTGTTCAAGTTCGATGCTGTCTCAGTGTCTCGCATCCAGCCTATGATAGTGTCAACCATGAATGGGGAGGACATGGTGGTCCATGCTATGCAGGTGTTGGTGTCTGAGGAAGGAAACACCAGTGGAGACTGGCCACCCAGTTATCCCAGCAGTCCTGGTTCGTCTAACAGTTCAGACACCCACATGGGCTTCTACTCCTTTGTGGACGACCCAACAAGCCCAGAGGCAGAGAAGAATGAAGCATACATGGTTTCACCTGAGAGACAGGCCAAGCTGTCCACCCTGAAGGAGAAGAATAGCTTCAAGCTACAAACTTATGCAGAAGACAAAAGACCCGAGAAGCTGTTCCAAGATACTAATGGAGATTCCCTTTACCGGTTAGATGACAGCATGGCAGAAAGCAATGGCAACAACAAGTCCGATCGAATAGAGATCATCCGTAGTCAGGCACCCAGGAAGAATCAGGTCCTCAAAGAGCAATGGAGTGCTCTGGAGAATCTGGATCTCAGCAACTCTCCCCGGCGTCTGCTTGAAGGATTTAGCCTGTGCTACAACTCTGTAAGTATGAAACTATCTGAGTCTGAAGCAGAGCCTGGCAGTGTTGACAGCCAGCAGATTGACTTCAATTCAGCCCGCAAGCAGTTCCTAATGCTGGAGCGTTCCAGACAAGACCCATTCCAGCAGGGTCCTCAGCAAATGCTGCTCTCTCCTAAACCATGGGGAAGATCTTCAGTCACAGAGGCTGGCATTTTTGCAAAGGAAGTTAGCATAAACAGTAAGCTAAAGGATGAGTATAACCAAAATCTAGTCTCTTCAAAGAGACAAGAGGAAGAGCCAGTGACCTTTAATAAGGATTCCAGTGACCAGGTTCAAAGTAGTTCGACAGATGACCTGGTCACAGAACTGAATAGCCAAAGTGTGAGCAATAGGAGAAATGGAAGCTTTTCCAGTGAGCCTTCAAAGTTAGAAATTAGGAGAAGTTCATCAGGGACTTGCATGAGCGAAACCCCCATTGAGAGGGAGATTCGAATAGCTCAGGAACGAGAAGAGGACTTGCGCCGTTCACGGGGAATATTACGCAGTGACTCATCAGAGATGATTGAGATCAAGACCAAGCCTATCCTCGCTCAGCCATTGCCACAGATAAAGCCAATCAAAGCCAAAGAAACCAGTAGGGTAAGTTTCCTCATTCAGCGTGAGTTAGAAAGAGTGAACCTGAGTGAGAATAGGAAAACATTTGTCTCTGAGTCAGACCAGGAGCCCACTTTATCCTTGAGGACAAACCCCACAGGCACACCTGTTTCTGTGGATGACACATGGACTACAGAGCGTTCTGTGCGTGTAGATCAGATGAATCTTCTCGACTCTGAAGAGACCTTCTCTCCTTGCTGCCCCCATCGACACAAAGATGAGACAAAGAGGGGCACCTCTCACACCAGTGCTGTAGGAACTCTAGATAGAACTGTCAGAACAAGTTACACTACAGACATCAACAATTCAAGTCCACCATTTTGGAAAGCGAAGAGCAAAGCAAAAGTACCAGGGAGAACCTTTTCCCCTGTGCATTCTCCATCCTTTCCTCCAGAATCTGTGAGAAGAAGCCAAGCTGAATCAGCCCGGTCTCATTTGGAGAGCACAAATGAGTGGCCGTGTTTACTAAACGCCTCTGACATTATCCGCAGGGAGATTGAGGAGGACCTCAGACGAGAGCAGGAGCTTCAAGAGTTACGGGAATCCAGCAGTCTGGCTCTTTCGGTAGACAGGGACGTGGACACCTCTGAGCCCTCCGTGCTGTCTCTCGTTACTTTAGAACATGAGCATGGGCAAAGCAGTAATAACAGGAGTCTGGACACAGCAGTAATCACTTCACTGAACAGCTCTCAGGAGAACCTGACGGAGATGGATGCACCTCTTCCAGACAGACACGGGACCAGTAATAGTCCTGTTTTTCCCATGAACGTGGATTCCACCCCGGTCTCCCACACGTCATTGGCAG GGTCGAGATTTCCCACCATTATGACAGCCCAGCCTTGGTCTAGCCCAAGAAGCACTGCAGCTGTCATTAGGGGACTTTCGCTTCTCCCTGTTGGTCAACGGCCTGAGggctcctccaccctcacccccaaGGGCCTGACTGAAACCCTGCTAGAGGACTTTGAAGAAAGGCGGACCAGGCTGAAGCTCGAAGAGAGCTCT TATGCTGGTATTCAGCCTATTGACTCTATCAATAATGCG GTCGTGGACGCTACGCGTGTGACGAGGCACAAAAGCCCAAAAGCCGTACGCTGGGAGTCGCGCGTGTACACTAATGAAGACAGCTGA
- the LOC113568558 gene encoding thymic stromal cotransporter homolog, translated as MERLLNMMEPVVVIHKLGASFFEMALTLTVYNRSLETAGGQVEQAQTASSRFFLLHSVISTMAAMLSIVPLGRVADRRGPKVFLVVSQLGSVLGMCFLLLFLFCDLPVEFLFLGTAVYGLCGGSPAYWAGVVALAALSSRRRSRTLKLNVVDMCVGVAGVLGGLLSGYVYRVGHQGAVLLGAAITLSTLSLLLSVFFLPTPRGDGEEKEELLREPTGEGRPDAAAGGLLMTAMVVFILGMVGAEDVLTLYVLKPPLSWDSVWAGYGSAATNAMYVSSFLGVLVLSRVLGDTALSLLGIMSNCTGMAIMAFTVESWIYFLARGIMMFACVPMPTLRAMLSKVLDSQQYGRTFGRLQLVLAVTELVSTVFFASVYPLTLHSCSGVWFLLSCAISYLSVIPILYLKFRQRRHE; from the exons ATGGAAAGGCTTTTGAATATGATGGAACCGGTTGTGGTTATCCATAAATTGGGGGCCTCCTTTTTTGAGATGGCGCTTACCCTGACAGTGTACAACCGCTCGCTGGAAACAGCAGGCGGTCAAGTGGAGCAGGCTCAGACAGCTTCCTCACGCTTCTTCCTGCTTCACTCTGTAATCTCTACCATGGCGGCCATGCTGTCCATCGTGCCGCTCGGCCGTGTCGCCGACCGGCGGGGCCCCAAAGTTTTCCTTGTCGTCTCCCAGCTGGGCTCAGTCTTGGGAATGTGCTTCCTCCTGCTCTTCTTGTTCTGCGACCTACCTGTGGAGTTCCTCTTCTTGGGCACGGCTGTGTACGGCCTCTGCGGGGGCTCGCCGGCCTACTGGGCAGGAGTGGTGGCCTTGGCGGCGCTCAGCTCCAGGCGGAGGTCCCGCACACTCAAACTCAACGTGGTGGACATGTGCGTGGGGGTGGCCGGCGTGCTGGGCGGCCTGCTCTCTGGCTACGTGTACCGAGTGGGCCACCAGGGGGCTGTGCTGCTCGGGGCGGCCATCACCCTCAGCACGCTCTCGCTcctgctttctgtgtttttcctccccACCCCAAGAGGAGACggtgaggagaaagaggagctgCTCAGGGAGCCCACGGGCGAAGGTCGGCCGGACGCTGCAGCCGGCGGCCTGCTGATGACGGCCATGGTAGTGTTCATCCTGGGCATGGTAGGGGCGGAGGACGTCCTCACGCTCTACGTGCTCAAGCCGCCTCTGAGCTGGGACTCGGTGTGGGCGGGCTACGGCAGCGCTGCCACAAACGCAATGTACGTGAGCAGCTTTCTGGGCGTACTGGTGCTATCCAGGGTGCTGGGAGACACAGCGCTCTCGCTGCTCGGAATCATGTCCAACTGCACTGGAATGGCCATCATGGCCTTCACGGTAGAGAGCTGGATCTACTTCCTGG CTCGAGGAATAATGATGTTTGCCTGTGTTCCCATGCCAACACTACGAGCAATGCTTTCCAAAGTTCTGGACTCACAGCAATATG GCCGGACGTTTGGCCGGCTCCAGCTAGTCCTGGCTGTGACTGAACTGGTGTCGACGGTGTTTTTTGCCTCGGTTTACCCGCTCACTCTCCACAGCTGCAGTGGTGTCTGGTTCCTCCTTTCTTGTGCGATCAGTTACCTCAGTGTCATACCCATCCT GTACCTTAAGTTCAGGCAGAGGAGGCATGAGTAA
- the misp gene encoding mitotic interactor and substrate of PLK1 isoform X2 produces the protein MGSTPKRWVMKPLTPKLEKSDLRPMLSPASEPYSLDEGWIPSQDGGSPVFKFDAVSVSRIQPMIVSTMNGEDMVVHAMQVLVSEEGNTSGDWPPSYPSSPGSSNSSDTHMGFYSFVDDPTSPEAEKNEAYMVSPERQAKLSTLKEKNSFKLQTYAEDKRPEKLFQDTNGDSLYRLDDSMAESNGNNKSDRIEIIRSQAPRKNQVLKEQWSALENLDLSNSPRRLLEGFSLCYNSVSMKLSESEAEPGSVDSQQIDFNSARKQFLMLERSRQDPFQQGPQQMLLSPKPWGRSSVTEAGIFAKEVSINSKLKDEYNQNLVSSKRQEEEPVTFNKDSSDQVQSSSTDDLVTELNSQSVSNRRNGSFSSEPSKLEIRRSSSGTCMSETPIEREIRIAQEREEDLRRSRGILRSDSSEMIEIKTKPILAQPLPQIKPIKAKETSRVSFLIQRELERVNLSENRKTFVSESDQEPTLSLRTNPTGTPVSVDDTWTTERSVRVDQMNLLDSEETFSPCCPHRHKDETKRGTSHTSAVGTLDRTVRTSYTTDINNSSPPFWKAKSKAKVPGRTFSPVHSPSFPPESVRRSQAESARSHLESTNEWPCLLNASDIIRREIEEDLRREQELQELRESSSLALSVDRDVDTSEPSVLSLVTLEHEHGQSSNNRSLDTAVITSLNSSQENLTEMDAPLPDRHGTSNSPVFPMNVDSTPVSHTSLAGSRFPTIMTAQPWSSPRSTAAVIRGLSLLPVGQRPEGSSTLTPKGLTETLLEDFEERRTRLKLEESSVVDATRVTRHKSPKAVRWESRVYTNEDS, from the exons ATGGGCAGTACTCCTAAACGATGGGTAATGAAACCGCTGACACCAAAACTAGAGAAATCTGACCTGCGTCCCATGCTGAGCCCTGCCAGTGAACCATACTCCCTAGACGAGGGCTGGATCCCCAGCCAGGATGGAGGTTCTCCTGTGTTCAAGTTCGATGCTGTCTCAGTGTCTCGCATCCAGCCTATGATAGTGTCAACCATGAATGGGGAGGACATGGTGGTCCATGCTATGCAGGTGTTGGTGTCTGAGGAAGGAAACACCAGTGGAGACTGGCCACCCAGTTATCCCAGCAGTCCTGGTTCGTCTAACAGTTCAGACACCCACATGGGCTTCTACTCCTTTGTGGACGACCCAACAAGCCCAGAGGCAGAGAAGAATGAAGCATACATGGTTTCACCTGAGAGACAGGCCAAGCTGTCCACCCTGAAGGAGAAGAATAGCTTCAAGCTACAAACTTATGCAGAAGACAAAAGACCCGAGAAGCTGTTCCAAGATACTAATGGAGATTCCCTTTACCGGTTAGATGACAGCATGGCAGAAAGCAATGGCAACAACAAGTCCGATCGAATAGAGATCATCCGTAGTCAGGCACCCAGGAAGAATCAGGTCCTCAAAGAGCAATGGAGTGCTCTGGAGAATCTGGATCTCAGCAACTCTCCCCGGCGTCTGCTTGAAGGATTTAGCCTGTGCTACAACTCTGTAAGTATGAAACTATCTGAGTCTGAAGCAGAGCCTGGCAGTGTTGACAGCCAGCAGATTGACTTCAATTCAGCCCGCAAGCAGTTCCTAATGCTGGAGCGTTCCAGACAAGACCCATTCCAGCAGGGTCCTCAGCAAATGCTGCTCTCTCCTAAACCATGGGGAAGATCTTCAGTCACAGAGGCTGGCATTTTTGCAAAGGAAGTTAGCATAAACAGTAAGCTAAAGGATGAGTATAACCAAAATCTAGTCTCTTCAAAGAGACAAGAGGAAGAGCCAGTGACCTTTAATAAGGATTCCAGTGACCAGGTTCAAAGTAGTTCGACAGATGACCTGGTCACAGAACTGAATAGCCAAAGTGTGAGCAATAGGAGAAATGGAAGCTTTTCCAGTGAGCCTTCAAAGTTAGAAATTAGGAGAAGTTCATCAGGGACTTGCATGAGCGAAACCCCCATTGAGAGGGAGATTCGAATAGCTCAGGAACGAGAAGAGGACTTGCGCCGTTCACGGGGAATATTACGCAGTGACTCATCAGAGATGATTGAGATCAAGACCAAGCCTATCCTCGCTCAGCCATTGCCACAGATAAAGCCAATCAAAGCCAAAGAAACCAGTAGGGTAAGTTTCCTCATTCAGCGTGAGTTAGAAAGAGTGAACCTGAGTGAGAATAGGAAAACATTTGTCTCTGAGTCAGACCAGGAGCCCACTTTATCCTTGAGGACAAACCCCACAGGCACACCTGTTTCTGTGGATGACACATGGACTACAGAGCGTTCTGTGCGTGTAGATCAGATGAATCTTCTCGACTCTGAAGAGACCTTCTCTCCTTGCTGCCCCCATCGACACAAAGATGAGACAAAGAGGGGCACCTCTCACACCAGTGCTGTAGGAACTCTAGATAGAACTGTCAGAACAAGTTACACTACAGACATCAACAATTCAAGTCCACCATTTTGGAAAGCGAAGAGCAAAGCAAAAGTACCAGGGAGAACCTTTTCCCCTGTGCATTCTCCATCCTTTCCTCCAGAATCTGTGAGAAGAAGCCAAGCTGAATCAGCCCGGTCTCATTTGGAGAGCACAAATGAGTGGCCGTGTTTACTAAACGCCTCTGACATTATCCGCAGGGAGATTGAGGAGGACCTCAGACGAGAGCAGGAGCTTCAAGAGTTACGGGAATCCAGCAGTCTGGCTCTTTCGGTAGACAGGGACGTGGACACCTCTGAGCCCTCCGTGCTGTCTCTCGTTACTTTAGAACATGAGCATGGGCAAAGCAGTAATAACAGGAGTCTGGACACAGCAGTAATCACTTCACTGAACAGCTCTCAGGAGAACCTGACGGAGATGGATGCACCTCTTCCAGACAGACACGGGACCAGTAATAGTCCTGTTTTTCCCATGAACGTGGATTCCACCCCGGTCTCCCACACGTCATTGGCAG GGTCGAGATTTCCCACCATTATGACAGCCCAGCCTTGGTCTAGCCCAAGAAGCACTGCAGCTGTCATTAGGGGACTTTCGCTTCTCCCTGTTGGTCAACGGCCTGAGggctcctccaccctcacccccaaGGGCCTGACTGAAACCCTGCTAGAGGACTTTGAAGAAAGGCGGACCAGGCTGAAGCTCGAAGAGAGCTCT GTCGTGGACGCTACGCGTGTGACGAGGCACAAAAGCCCAAAAGCCGTACGCTGGGAGTCGCGCGTGTACACTAATGAAGACAGCTGA